A single window of Brevundimonas vitisensis DNA harbors:
- a CDS encoding GumC family protein yields the protein MRSTAYATVRPRYGVFDVIGLLLREMLLMIVVFLAVFALGTAAVLTLKKTYTASGKVYAGVGQEYVYQPRVGTGERGQAPTQGEVAQSEAAILGSQEVRRRVVRALGPDAILGPNTGNAPPAAREAAALKAIAGGLGVATVPLSAVIGVSYQADDPDVAATVLNAVIDQYLIYRREVFQDQTTPAIRAQREVFEDELAQADAAYDEFLMSENIGDFAAAKAGLALSYQTVFADRLAVQAQLSQTDRRLNTLVAQQAATPAEVTLQQDLNISAQDLILQRRTERENLLARYTPDSQPVRDIDAQIAQLEDYVAQGTAVGPKEVRIGPNPVWVELETNRINTRAERDSLAARLAVLDQQLAEILARQTRMTQLESSNATLAGNREVLTTSVREFQQRETQSRADNELVKAGADNVTVIERAVPPSDGKSMKVPLLAAVFLFAGFTALCVGLLRVFTRRGFPTPASAGRTLGLPVLAVAPMKAR from the coding sequence ATGCGCTCGACGGCCTATGCCACAGTCCGACCGCGCTATGGCGTCTTCGACGTCATCGGGCTGCTCCTGCGTGAAATGCTTCTGATGATCGTCGTCTTCCTGGCGGTGTTTGCGCTCGGTACGGCGGCGGTCCTGACCCTGAAGAAGACCTACACAGCGTCAGGCAAGGTCTATGCGGGCGTGGGCCAGGAATATGTCTATCAGCCGCGCGTTGGCACGGGCGAGCGCGGTCAGGCCCCCACTCAGGGTGAGGTCGCCCAGTCCGAGGCTGCCATCCTGGGCAGCCAGGAAGTGCGCCGTCGCGTGGTGCGGGCGCTAGGGCCCGATGCGATCCTGGGACCCAACACCGGCAACGCGCCTCCCGCAGCCCGCGAAGCGGCGGCGCTGAAGGCCATTGCGGGCGGCTTGGGGGTTGCGACGGTTCCGCTCAGCGCGGTGATCGGTGTCAGCTATCAGGCGGATGATCCCGATGTGGCCGCCACGGTTCTGAACGCCGTGATCGACCAGTACCTCATCTACCGCCGGGAAGTCTTTCAGGACCAGACCACCCCCGCCATCCGCGCCCAGCGCGAGGTGTTCGAGGACGAACTGGCCCAGGCCGATGCCGCTTATGATGAATTCCTGATGTCGGAGAACATCGGCGATTTCGCTGCGGCCAAGGCGGGCCTGGCGCTGAGCTATCAGACCGTCTTCGCCGATCGTCTGGCGGTCCAGGCCCAGCTGAGCCAGACCGATCGTCGCCTGAACACCCTGGTGGCCCAACAGGCCGCCACGCCGGCCGAAGTTACGCTGCAACAAGATCTGAACATTTCGGCCCAGGATCTCATCCTGCAGCGCAGGACCGAGCGTGAGAACCTCCTGGCCCGCTACACGCCCGACTCCCAGCCCGTCCGCGACATCGACGCCCAGATCGCCCAGCTGGAGGACTATGTGGCGCAGGGTACGGCTGTGGGACCCAAGGAGGTCCGTATCGGACCCAATCCGGTCTGGGTCGAGCTGGAAACCAATCGCATCAACACGCGGGCCGAACGGGATTCCCTGGCGGCAAGACTGGCCGTGCTGGATCAGCAGCTGGCTGAAATTCTGGCGCGTCAGACGCGGATGACCCAGCTGGAATCCTCGAACGCGACCCTGGCCGGCAACCGCGAGGTGCTGACGACCAGCGTGCGCGAGTTCCAGCAGCGCGAGACCCAGAGCCGGGCCGACAATGAACTGGTCAAGGCCGGTGCCGACAATGTCACCGTCATCGAGCGGGCCGTGCCGCCCTCGGACGGCAAGAGCATGAAGGTCCCGTTGCTGGCCGCTGTCTTCCTGTTCGCCGGATTTACGGCCCTGTGTGTCGGTTTGCTGCGGGTGTTCACTCGGCGGGGTTTTCCGACGCCGGCATCGGCTGGACGGACCTTGGGCCTGCCTGTGCTGGCCGTTGCGCCAATGAAGGCTCGATGA
- a CDS encoding polysaccharide biosynthesis/export family protein encodes MTVDRRLVLLTLAAAALAGCGTRGAVMGQDRVSTSGFEDIAFADWTDAEPEYLLYPGDEIEVATPTATELTRTLKVGPDGRIALPLIGQVMAADRTLAELERDVSGAYASQLVRPVVEVTLRQAGPMKVWVDGEVRTPGVYDMPGDIDAYQAVIMAGGYLPTAQSREIALIRRGPGGRRMMRVIDLRPRRGEVVALRRGDIIFVPRTTLGELANFFTQIRNALPVGFSYSINGGGYAQF; translated from the coding sequence ATGACCGTTGATCGTCGTCTTGTCCTGTTGACCCTCGCAGCCGCGGCCCTGGCGGGATGCGGCACGCGCGGTGCCGTCATGGGCCAAGACCGCGTGAGCACGAGCGGTTTTGAAGACATCGCCTTTGCCGACTGGACGGATGCGGAGCCGGAATATCTGCTGTACCCCGGCGATGAGATCGAGGTGGCGACGCCAACGGCCACCGAACTGACCCGAACCCTTAAAGTCGGGCCCGACGGCCGGATTGCCCTGCCCCTGATCGGCCAAGTCATGGCCGCAGATCGAACCTTGGCGGAGCTGGAGCGGGACGTCAGCGGGGCCTATGCCTCACAGCTCGTCAGGCCGGTCGTGGAGGTCACATTACGGCAAGCCGGTCCGATGAAGGTCTGGGTCGACGGCGAGGTCCGCACGCCGGGTGTCTATGACATGCCGGGCGATATTGATGCCTATCAGGCGGTCATCATGGCTGGCGGCTATCTGCCAACAGCCCAGAGCCGGGAGATCGCCCTGATCCGCCGCGGTCCCGGCGGGCGGCGGATGATGCGGGTCATCGACCTGCGCCCCCGGCGTGGGGAGGTCGTCGCCTTGCGACGTGGCGATATCATCTTCGTCCCGCGCACGACGCTGGGGGAGCTCGCCAACTTCTTCACCCAGATCCGGAACGCCTTGCCGGTCGGCTTCAGCTATTCGATCAACGGCGGCGGTTACGCCCAGTTCTGA
- a CDS encoding SEL1-like repeat protein: MIAQEIAPDAITADADLGLPLPTPDMDGDALFRLGMMYSTGQGGAPMDRVSAHMIFNLAALKGSQEARIYRREISQEMDGDEIAEAQRAARRWIDRGAVQLAA, encoded by the coding sequence ATGATCGCGCAAGAAATCGCGCCCGACGCCATCACTGCAGACGCCGATCTGGGTCTGCCGCTGCCGACACCCGACATGGACGGCGATGCGCTGTTTCGCCTGGGCATGATGTACTCGACGGGTCAGGGTGGGGCGCCCATGGACCGAGTGTCGGCCCACATGATCTTCAACCTGGCGGCCCTGAAGGGCTCGCAAGAGGCGCGCATCTATCGCCGCGAGATCAGCCAGGAAATGGACGGCGATGAAATCGCCGAGGCCCAGCGCGCTGCGCGCCGTTGGATCGACCGTGGCGCAGTTCAACTGGCTGCCTGA
- a CDS encoding glutathione S-transferase N-terminal domain-containing protein: MTRPIELWYWPTPNGWKISIALEEMGLHYEMKPVNIGIGDQFKPEFQAISPNGRMPAIVDPDGPDGQPLSLFESGAILQYLGNKSGRFYPTDVRKRAEVDQWLFWQVSGLGPMAGQTHHFRQYAPALIKDQRQIAYGVRRYTDETHRLYGVMDRRLADREYLAGDYSIADMAAWPWILPEHQGQSLAEFPNLKAWMDRVGSRPAVIAGRAVGDHLRANLAASGKAAEEARKVLFGQRAKS; this comes from the coding sequence ATGACCCGGCCGATCGAACTCTGGTACTGGCCCACGCCCAATGGATGGAAGATCTCCATCGCTCTGGAAGAAATGGGTCTGCACTATGAGATGAAGCCGGTGAACATCGGGATCGGCGATCAGTTCAAGCCTGAGTTCCAAGCCATAAGTCCGAATGGGCGTATGCCGGCCATCGTGGATCCGGACGGTCCGGATGGACAGCCGCTGTCGCTCTTCGAGTCCGGAGCTATCCTGCAGTACCTGGGCAACAAGTCGGGTCGCTTCTATCCGACCGATGTCCGCAAGCGTGCCGAGGTGGACCAGTGGTTGTTCTGGCAGGTCAGTGGACTGGGCCCCATGGCGGGGCAGACCCATCATTTCCGCCAGTACGCGCCCGCCCTCATCAAGGATCAGCGTCAGATCGCCTATGGCGTGCGCCGATATACGGACGAAACTCATCGTCTCTATGGGGTGATGGATCGCCGCCTGGCCGACCGCGAATACCTGGCTGGAGACTATTCCATCGCCGATATGGCGGCCTGGCCCTGGATCTTGCCGGAGCATCAGGGGCAGTCACTGGCCGAGTTTCCAAATCTGAAGGCCTGGATGGACCGTGTCGGCTCACGCCCTGCCGTGATCGCTGGGCGGGCCGTGGGTGACCATCTGCGCGCCAATCTGGCGGCCTCTGGCAAGGCGGCTGAAGAAGCGCGAAAGGTTCTGTTCGGCCAACGCGCCAAGTCCTGA
- a CDS encoding RcnB family protein produces the protein MNRFTRAAVIAIALGTTAVPMIAQAQSRDDRRERRDDRRDYRQDRRDDRRDFREERRDDRRDRRNGQYDNRRDYREDRRDDRRDFREERREDRREFREDRRWDRNNRDWWRGRSDFRDYNGRRNGQWYAPGYGYYRVEPRYYGYSWRRGSYLPPAYHRYAVRDPYFYNLRPAPRGYRWVHVDNDIVLVALATGLIADLVFDIW, from the coding sequence ATGAATCGATTTACACGCGCCGCAGTGATCGCGATCGCTCTCGGCACGACTGCCGTTCCGATGATCGCACAAGCCCAGAGCCGCGATGATCGCCGCGAGCGCCGGGACGACCGACGCGATTATCGCCAGGATCGACGCGACGATCGCCGGGACTTCCGTGAAGAGCGCCGCGACGACCGACGCGACCGCCGCAACGGCCAATACGACAATCGCCGTGACTATCGCGAAGACCGCCGCGACGATCGCCGGGACTTCCGCGAGGAGCGTCGCGAGGATCGTCGGGAGTTCCGTGAGGACCGGCGCTGGGATCGCAACAATCGCGACTGGTGGCGGGGACGTTCGGATTTCCGGGACTATAACGGCCGCCGCAACGGTCAGTGGTATGCCCCAGGTTATGGCTACTACCGGGTTGAGCCGCGGTACTACGGCTATAGCTGGCGTCGCGGCTCGTATCTGCCGCCAGCCTATCACCGCTATGCCGTGCGTGATCCCTACTTCTACAATCTGAGACCGGCTCCGCGGGGCTATCGCTGGGTGCATGTCGACAACGACATCGTCCTTGTCGCGCTGGCCACCGGTCTCATCGCCGACCTGGTGTTCGACATCTGGTAG
- a CDS encoding RcnB family protein, whose product MKRTLMVFTAIASFAIPALAPLAAVAQDGPGRERRSERGQRNDRTDRSEQDRGDDSVRPPRQERRDRPARPERPQTPDRPQTPDRPQRPDRPDRPDRPDRPDRPERPQTPNRPDRPQSPDRPGRPDRPETPTRPDRPGGWNNDQDRPNRPDRPNRPGGGWNDDRGRPNGGGWERDRDRPNGGGWERDRDRPNGGGWNRDRDRDRGGDRYRNRDRERHEWRQRFNRDEWRRNWDRRHRSDWWRNDHRFRGWSGVRVGFYFAPSYGYYSVPRNYWNQRWYEGQYLPELFWRYRLDDYRTYGLGYPPEGTRWVLVDNSIYLIDEYDGYIIDVIHDAWRW is encoded by the coding sequence ATGAAACGCACCTTGATGGTGTTTACGGCGATCGCGTCTTTCGCCATCCCTGCCCTGGCACCTCTTGCTGCGGTAGCTCAAGACGGTCCGGGGCGAGAGAGACGAAGCGAGCGGGGTCAGCGCAACGACCGGACCGACCGCAGTGAACAGGACCGTGGGGACGATTCCGTGCGGCCCCCGCGCCAGGAGCGGCGCGATCGCCCGGCACGCCCAGAACGGCCCCAGACGCCTGATCGTCCGCAAACGCCCGATCGGCCGCAACGTCCTGACCGTCCTGACAGGCCGGACAGGCCGGATAGACCTGACCGGCCCGAACGGCCTCAGACGCCCAATCGGCCGGACAGGCCACAATCTCCGGACCGTCCGGGCAGACCTGATCGGCCCGAGACCCCCACTCGGCCAGACCGTCCCGGCGGATGGAACAACGATCAGGACCGGCCGAACAGGCCCGACCGCCCGAACCGGCCCGGCGGCGGGTGGAACGACGACCGTGGTCGCCCGAATGGCGGCGGCTGGGAGCGTGATCGCGACCGCCCCAACGGTGGGGGCTGGGAGCGCGATCGTGACCGTCCCAACGGTGGGGGCTGGAACCGTGACCGGGACCGGGACCGCGGCGGCGACCGCTATCGCAACCGCGATCGCGAGCGCCACGAATGGCGGCAGCGCTTCAACCGCGACGAATGGCGCAGAAACTGGGATCGTCGTCATCGCTCCGACTGGTGGCGCAACGATCATCGGTTCCGCGGCTGGTCCGGCGTCCGGGTCGGGTTCTACTTTGCGCCCAGCTACGGCTATTACAGCGTTCCAAGAAACTATTGGAACCAGCGCTGGTATGAGGGACAGTATCTGCCGGAGCTCTTCTGGCGCTACCGGCTCGACGACTACAGAACCTATGGTTTGGGTTATCCGCCCGAAGGAACGCGATGGGTGCTTGTCGACAACAGCATCTATCTGATCGACGAGTATGACGGTTACATCATCGATGTGATCCACGACGCCTGGCGCTGGTAA
- the mutL gene encoding DNA mismatch repair endonuclease MutL has translation MPIRRLPPETVNRIAAGEVVERPASAVKELVENALDAGATRLEIQADGGGLTRILIADDGHGMGPDQLALAIERHATSKLEPDDAGDVDLLRIATLGFRGEALPSIGSVGRLTLTSRAKGQSDAHAITVDGGQTRPVGPAAFPGPHGARVEVRDLFYATPARLKFMKSERAEAMAISEEIKRQAMAHEAVAFTLDLDGRTTLRLPAESPGAGGRLKRLAALLGRDFEANALLIDQSRDGVRLSGYAGLPTYSRGNAAHQYLFVNGRPVRDRLLQGALRGAYADFLARDRHPAAVLFLEIDPLYVDVNVHPAKAEVRFRDPTLVRGLIVGALRHALAGAGHRASTTVAADALAGFRPHDGPAYSPTSASAQGFSGWAGWAAPQPSTGVLPGLNERSARVEEAWKPAEELRDFRAGISTTGNGYVDDFGDYPLGAARAQLHGTYIVAQTRDGLVVVDQHAAHERLVYERMKAQMAQGSVVRQALLSPEVVELDQAEADRVVAKAEELAQLGLIVEPFGAGAVLVRETPALLGDTDVQGLVRDIADDLSEHGSALALTERLGEVCGTMACHGSVRAGRVLSAPEMNALLRQMEATPHSGQCNHGRPTYVELKLADLEKLFGRK, from the coding sequence ATGCCTATCCGTCGCCTCCCCCCTGAAACCGTCAATCGCATCGCCGCGGGCGAGGTGGTCGAACGTCCTGCCAGTGCCGTCAAGGAGCTGGTCGAGAACGCCCTGGATGCCGGGGCCACACGGCTGGAGATCCAGGCCGATGGCGGTGGGCTGACCCGCATCCTGATCGCCGACGACGGCCATGGCATGGGGCCCGATCAGTTGGCGCTGGCGATCGAACGCCATGCGACGTCCAAACTGGAGCCCGACGACGCCGGCGACGTCGACCTGCTGCGCATCGCCACCCTCGGCTTTCGCGGAGAGGCCCTGCCTTCGATCGGTTCTGTCGGTCGGTTGACCCTGACCAGCCGCGCCAAGGGGCAGTCGGATGCCCATGCGATTACCGTGGACGGGGGCCAGACCCGTCCTGTCGGCCCTGCCGCCTTTCCCGGACCGCACGGTGCACGGGTCGAGGTGCGGGACCTCTTCTATGCCACCCCGGCCCGGCTGAAGTTCATGAAGTCCGAGCGGGCCGAGGCCATGGCCATCTCCGAAGAGATCAAGCGCCAGGCCATGGCGCATGAGGCCGTGGCCTTTACCCTGGACCTCGATGGCCGGACCACGCTGCGCCTGCCGGCTGAATCGCCGGGTGCCGGGGGCCGGTTGAAACGCCTGGCGGCCCTGCTGGGTCGGGATTTCGAGGCGAATGCCCTGCTGATTGATCAGTCGCGCGATGGCGTACGCCTGTCGGGTTATGCGGGCCTGCCTACCTATTCGCGGGGAAATGCCGCGCACCAGTATCTGTTCGTCAACGGTCGGCCGGTTCGGGACCGGCTGCTGCAAGGGGCCCTGCGCGGGGCCTACGCCGACTTCCTGGCGCGGGATCGGCATCCGGCGGCGGTTCTGTTCCTGGAGATCGACCCGCTGTACGTCGATGTGAATGTCCATCCGGCCAAGGCGGAGGTGCGGTTTCGCGACCCCACCCTGGTCCGTGGCCTGATCGTGGGGGCGCTGCGCCATGCCCTGGCCGGGGCCGGACACCGCGCCTCGACCACGGTCGCCGCCGATGCCCTGGCGGGTTTCAGGCCGCATGACGGACCGGCTTACAGCCCGACATCAGCGTCGGCACAGGGCTTCAGCGGCTGGGCAGGCTGGGCGGCCCCGCAGCCGTCCACCGGCGTCCTGCCCGGACTGAACGAACGGTCGGCGCGGGTCGAGGAGGCGTGGAAACCCGCTGAGGAATTGCGAGACTTCCGAGCGGGGATTTCGACGACAGGAAACGGATACGTCGACGATTTCGGCGACTATCCGCTGGGTGCCGCTCGGGCACAGCTTCACGGAACCTATATCGTCGCCCAGACCCGCGACGGACTTGTGGTCGTGGATCAACATGCTGCCCATGAACGCCTCGTCTATGAGCGGATGAAGGCGCAGATGGCCCAGGGATCGGTCGTCCGTCAGGCCTTGCTGTCACCCGAAGTCGTCGAACTGGATCAGGCCGAGGCCGATCGCGTCGTGGCCAAGGCCGAGGAGTTGGCGCAGCTGGGTTTGATCGTCGAGCCCTTCGGCGCAGGCGCGGTTCTGGTCCGTGAGACCCCGGCCCTGCTAGGAGACACCGATGTTCAAGGCCTGGTCCGCGACATCGCCGACGACCTGTCCGAACACGGCTCTGCCCTGGCTCTGACCGAACGTTTGGGCGAGGTTTGCGGCACCATGGCCTGTCACGGGTCGGTGCGGGCGGGACGGGTGCTGTCGGCCCCCGAGATGAACGCCCTGTTGCGCCAGATGGAGGCCACGCCCCATTCCGGCCAGTGCAACCACGGCCGCCCGACCTATGTCGAGCTGAAGCTGGCCGATCTGGAAAAGCTGTTCGGTCGGAAGTGA
- the rsmD gene encoding 16S rRNA (guanine(966)-N(2))-methyltransferase RsmD, whose amino-acid sequence MRIVAGKLKGRSIVAPEGMGTRPTSDRARQAVFNVLEHASWAEPLTGLRVIDLYAGSGALGFEAMSRGAVFCLFVETDEAARGAIRENADAYGLMGATRVHRRSATDLGTRPGSDGEAFDLAFLDPPYRQGLAEQTLTRLLEGNWLKPGAIVVVERGSDEPEIDTPGYERLDTRDYGAARVMFLRRL is encoded by the coding sequence GTGCGGATCGTGGCGGGAAAGCTGAAGGGGCGGTCTATCGTGGCGCCGGAGGGTATGGGCACGCGTCCCACCTCTGATCGCGCGCGCCAGGCTGTGTTCAATGTGCTTGAGCATGCGTCCTGGGCCGAACCTCTGACGGGCCTGCGGGTGATCGACCTCTATGCCGGATCGGGCGCTCTCGGTTTCGAGGCGATGAGCCGTGGCGCGGTCTTCTGCCTGTTCGTCGAGACTGACGAGGCCGCACGCGGCGCGATCCGGGAAAATGCAGACGCCTATGGCCTGATGGGGGCCACGCGCGTGCATCGGCGCAGTGCGACCGACCTCGGGACGCGGCCCGGCTCTGACGGAGAGGCGTTCGACCTGGCCTTTCTCGACCCGCCCTACCGCCAGGGTCTGGCTGAGCAGACCCTGACGCGCCTGCTGGAGGGGAACTGGCTCAAGCCCGGTGCCATCGTGGTGGTTGAGCGGGGTTCGGACGAGCCCGAGATCGACACGCCCGGCTATGAACGCCTCGATACGCGCGACTATGGCGCGGCCCGCGTGATGTTCCTGCGGCGTCTATGA